The following proteins come from a genomic window of Sesamum indicum cultivar Zhongzhi No. 13 linkage group LG10, S_indicum_v1.0, whole genome shotgun sequence:
- the LOC105172097 gene encoding uncharacterized protein LOC105172097, with product MAPANITTNINSIPILNGSNFKSWNDNLEIFLEVMDLDFALREDSPLAFSDKSTSKEKREKERWEKSNRMCVMIIKKTIPKAFRGTMFDILTRAKDFLTDTEKRFIKNEKAEIGTLLTNLISKRYTGKGNIRGYIMEMSHLASKLRAPKLDLSEDLLVHLVLISLPTQFSQFKVIYNCQRETLSLN from the coding sequence ATGGCTCCTGCTAATATTACTACCAACATCAATTCCATCCCTATACTAAATGGCTCAAACTTCAAATCATGGAACGACAACCTTGAGATATTTCTCGAGGTGATGGATCTTGACTTTGCACTAAGGGAAGATTCCCCTCTTGCATTTTCAGATAAGAGTACCTCTAAAGAAAAGAGGGAGAAAGAAAGGTGGGAGAAATCTAACCGTATGTGTGTAATGATTATAAAGAAGACAATTCCAAAAGCATTCAGAGGCACAATGTTTGATATATTAACTAGAGCTAAAGATTTCCTCACTGATACTGAAAAGAGGTTTATCAAGAATGAGAAAGCTGAAATTGGTACACTCTTGACAAACCTAATTTCAAAAAGGTACACTGGGAAAGGCAATATCAGGGGGTACATTATGGAAATGTCTCATCTTGCTTCAAAATTGAGAGCTCCTAAACTTGATCTCTCTGAGGACTTGTTAGTGCATTTGGTTTTGATATCTCTTCCAACACAGTTTAGTCAGTTTAAAGTGATCTACAATTGTCAGAGAGAGACTTTGTCTCTAAATTAG